The Bremerella cremea genome window below encodes:
- a CDS encoding NAD(P)/FAD-dependent oxidoreductase codes for MNNIAANNRTDVAIVGGGAAGLLAAIWAARTNPQRRIVILDGAKRIGAKILIAGGGRCNVTNEKITPQDYCGSSPNAIRKVLNRFSQPQTVEFFAQLGVKLKKEPTGKLFPVSDKAKTVLDALLSEVRRLGVEIALEHRVENIKPVSDESGESSFEITGPWGHLVSRQTVLATGGKSVPKTGSDGHGFELARRLGHQLTPIILPALVPLQLSSSDPLTQLAGISLPAKLELAETSGKSLEKVQGDLLLTHKGLSGPAVLDMSRHWLTAAEQREVRLCANWLPDVPAEQIQAELLSLGKRSVRNYLRERLPDRLVDHLLLSASVPPDQTGVDLTKPQRKAIGTAVSAYPLNITGTLGFKVAEVTAGGVPLSQIDLKTMQSRLVPGLFLCGEVCDVDGRIGGFNFQWAWSSGYVVGTSL; via the coding sequence TTGAACAATATCGCAGCCAACAACCGAACTGACGTGGCCATTGTGGGGGGAGGCGCCGCTGGCCTGCTGGCAGCCATCTGGGCGGCTCGTACGAACCCGCAACGACGTATCGTGATTCTCGACGGTGCCAAACGCATTGGGGCCAAAATCTTGATCGCTGGCGGTGGTCGTTGCAATGTCACCAACGAAAAGATCACCCCACAAGACTATTGCGGCAGTTCGCCCAATGCCATTCGCAAGGTTCTCAATCGTTTTTCCCAACCACAAACGGTCGAATTTTTCGCTCAGCTAGGGGTCAAGCTGAAAAAGGAACCAACCGGCAAGCTATTCCCAGTTTCCGACAAAGCCAAAACGGTCCTAGACGCCTTGCTGAGCGAGGTGCGCCGCCTGGGTGTTGAGATTGCCTTGGAACATCGTGTCGAGAACATCAAACCCGTCTCCGATGAATCTGGGGAATCGTCTTTCGAGATCACCGGCCCCTGGGGACACTTAGTTAGTCGCCAAACCGTTTTAGCAACCGGCGGCAAAAGCGTCCCCAAGACCGGCAGCGACGGGCACGGCTTCGAGCTGGCACGTCGATTAGGGCACCAATTAACCCCAATCATCTTGCCGGCGCTGGTTCCCCTTCAGCTTTCTAGTAGTGACCCACTAACCCAACTTGCTGGAATTTCGCTGCCGGCCAAGCTGGAACTGGCCGAGACCAGCGGCAAAAGCCTGGAAAAGGTTCAGGGAGACTTACTGCTAACCCACAAAGGACTCTCTGGCCCGGCCGTGCTCGACATGAGCCGCCACTGGCTAACCGCCGCCGAGCAACGAGAAGTCCGGCTTTGTGCGAACTGGTTGCCGGACGTTCCAGCCGAGCAAATACAAGCGGAGCTACTTTCGCTGGGCAAACGTTCTGTTCGCAACTATCTGCGGGAACGCTTGCCTGATCGGCTGGTCGACCATTTGCTTCTCTCGGCGTCCGTACCACCAGACCAAACAGGCGTCGACCTCACCAAGCCCCAGCGGAAAGCAATCGGCACCGCAGTGAGCGCTTACCCTTTAAACATCACCGGCACGCTAGGATTTAAAGTGGCCGAGGTGACGGCCGGGGGCGTTCCCTTGTCACAAATCGACCTAAAGACGATGCAATCGCGTCTGGTCCCAGGGCTGTTCTTATGTGGCGAGGTCTGTGATGTCGACGGGCGTATTGGTGGCTTCAACTTCCAGTGGGCTTGGTCTAGCGGCTACGTCGTGGGGACATCGCTCTAG
- a CDS encoding ROK family protein → MKVIGVEIGGTKLQVALADAETLEPICSLRESIVPADGAAGIREQLEALVHSLLAEHSADAMGVGFGGPLDAKTGIITTSHQVEGWDQFPLAHWCRDRFGLPTTIRNDCDTAAFAEATMGAGKGHQSTFYVTVGSGIGGGYVVDGQLLGTSRPAFAEIGHLRPGVGYKEADETVEAESSGFGIAQRLKDWLKNLDEEDHDDEYRSLLDRCEGDFSQLTTRDIVEAAQAGSSMCRTVLADAVETLGWAIAQAITFMAPEVVVIGGGVAMMPEELFLTPLKRHVAEFVFPPLTNSYQIVPAALGEAVVVRGALLLAKQSLTH, encoded by the coding sequence ATGAAAGTGATTGGTGTCGAAATCGGTGGCACAAAGCTACAAGTTGCTTTAGCGGATGCAGAAACGTTAGAGCCAATTTGTAGCCTCCGTGAGAGCATTGTTCCCGCAGACGGGGCGGCTGGAATCCGCGAACAGTTAGAAGCTTTAGTTCATTCGCTTTTAGCGGAGCATTCCGCCGATGCGATGGGCGTTGGCTTTGGGGGGCCCCTTGATGCCAAGACGGGTATCATCACGACGAGTCACCAAGTCGAAGGTTGGGATCAGTTTCCGCTCGCTCATTGGTGTCGCGATCGCTTCGGCTTGCCGACCACCATTCGTAACGACTGCGACACGGCCGCTTTTGCGGAAGCGACGATGGGGGCAGGAAAAGGGCATCAAAGTACCTTCTACGTGACTGTTGGCAGTGGAATCGGTGGTGGCTATGTGGTGGATGGCCAACTGCTGGGAACCTCGCGTCCGGCTTTCGCCGAAATTGGCCACCTGCGGCCTGGCGTCGGCTACAAAGAAGCGGATGAAACGGTCGAGGCCGAATCGAGCGGGTTTGGCATTGCCCAGCGACTGAAGGATTGGCTTAAGAACCTGGATGAAGAAGATCACGACGACGAGTATCGCAGCTTGCTCGATCGTTGCGAGGGGGATTTCAGCCAGTTGACCACACGCGACATTGTCGAAGCAGCCCAGGCAGGCAGCAGCATGTGCCGGACGGTGCTGGCCGATGCGGTTGAAACGTTGGGCTGGGCAATCGCTCAGGCCATCACGTTCATGGCGCCGGAAGTGGTCGTCATCGGTGGTGGCGTGGCGATGATGCCGGAAGAACTCTTTCTGACGCCGCTTAAGCGGCATGTGGCGGAATTCGTGTTTCCTCCGCTGACTAATAGCTACCAGATTGTGCCGGCAGCCCTCGGCGAAGCGGTGGTTGTGCGAGGCGCTTTATTGTTGGCGAAGCAGTCGCTGACACACTAA
- a CDS encoding sulfatase, with the protein MRWLYLGLICFCAASCVAKAAERPNVLFIAVDDLRPEIGCYGMPHIYSPNIDRLAAEGTVFEKAYCMVPTCGASRAALMTSIRPHRTRFINHLTWAEKDAPGITTLNTHFKENGYTTISNGKIFHHPTDSEEGWSQPAWRPKGPTYKLEASLAAAKTTPKKRGPAYESADADDDFYNDGKIANKTIQDLRRLKQEGQPFFLAVGFFKPHLPFVAPQKYWDLYDHETIQLPETYHRPENVPDAAIHNSGELRAYAGIPAKGPVSEETARNMIHGYYACVSYTDANIGKVLDELTRLELADDTIVVLWGDHGWNLGEHTLWCKHSCFETSMHAPLIVKVPGKYAGQKTAALTEFIDVYPSLCELCGLETPEHCQGQSFVPLLKDPTAPGKPFAIGRFQAGDTIRTENFRYTEYSNPKSEVHATMLYDHQQDPAEDKNVVKQPTLKKDVEQLSSNLRKHKGK; encoded by the coding sequence ATGCGTTGGCTTTACCTAGGACTGATTTGCTTCTGCGCAGCCAGTTGCGTAGCAAAAGCAGCCGAGCGACCAAATGTGCTGTTTATCGCGGTTGACGACCTTCGCCCAGAAATTGGCTGCTACGGAATGCCGCATATCTATTCCCCCAACATCGACAGATTGGCGGCGGAGGGAACGGTCTTCGAAAAAGCCTATTGCATGGTCCCTACCTGTGGTGCATCAAGGGCCGCACTTATGACTAGCATTCGCCCTCATCGCACTCGTTTCATCAACCATTTGACCTGGGCAGAGAAAGACGCACCGGGGATTACTACGCTCAATACCCACTTCAAAGAGAACGGCTATACCACCATTTCGAACGGGAAAATCTTCCATCACCCTACCGACAGTGAAGAGGGCTGGTCGCAGCCGGCATGGCGGCCAAAGGGTCCGACCTACAAACTCGAAGCAAGCCTTGCCGCCGCTAAGACGACTCCCAAGAAACGTGGCCCCGCTTACGAATCGGCTGATGCTGACGACGACTTTTACAACGATGGAAAAATAGCGAACAAAACGATCCAAGATCTTCGTCGTTTAAAACAGGAAGGTCAGCCGTTCTTTCTGGCAGTCGGCTTTTTCAAACCTCACCTTCCGTTTGTCGCCCCACAGAAATACTGGGACCTCTACGATCATGAAACGATCCAGCTCCCAGAAACGTATCATCGCCCCGAAAACGTCCCGGATGCTGCAATTCACAACTCTGGCGAACTGCGTGCCTACGCAGGCATTCCGGCCAAGGGACCGGTTAGCGAAGAAACGGCTCGAAACATGATTCACGGCTACTATGCTTGTGTCAGCTATACCGACGCCAATATTGGGAAGGTGCTGGATGAACTCACGCGACTCGAACTTGCCGATGACACCATTGTGGTGCTATGGGGAGATCACGGCTGGAACCTGGGCGAACATACGTTGTGGTGTAAACACTCCTGCTTTGAAACGTCGATGCACGCTCCGCTTATTGTGAAAGTACCTGGCAAGTATGCTGGCCAAAAGACAGCGGCTCTTACTGAGTTCATCGACGTCTATCCTTCGCTGTGCGAGCTTTGCGGCTTAGAGACTCCCGAGCATTGCCAAGGGCAAAGCTTCGTCCCACTGTTAAAGGATCCGACTGCTCCTGGCAAGCCATTCGCGATTGGAAGATTCCAAGCAGGCGATACCATTCGCACCGAGAACTTCCGCTATACCGAATATTCGAATCCTAAAAGCGAGGTCCATGCCACCATGCTTTACGACCATCAGCAAGATCCCGCTGAAGACAAAAATGTTGTCAAACAACCAACCTTAAAAAAAGACGTAGAACAGCTCTCTAGCAACCTGCGGAAACATAAGGGCAAGTAA
- a CDS encoding D-sedoheptulose-7-phosphate isomerase produces the protein MLGASLDIASYIDRFKAELDKLDHAQVQKWADLIYDAYESGNFVYIIGNGGSGCNASHMAEDLGKSSLHEKDLGDESLRRLKVLSLTDNVGWIMAVGNDVGYDQIFLQQLMNYGQEGDVLLAISGSGNSENILKAVDWSNRHGLKTLGLTGYGGGKLRDMAQHSFHVPLDDMGMVESIHLAIFHWVLNDVFARINSEGRHA, from the coding sequence ATGCTCGGAGCTTCGCTCGACATTGCCTCGTATATCGATCGCTTCAAGGCTGAACTCGATAAGCTGGACCATGCCCAAGTCCAGAAATGGGCTGATCTGATCTATGACGCGTACGAGAGTGGCAACTTTGTCTACATCATTGGCAACGGCGGCAGCGGCTGTAATGCCAGTCATATGGCGGAAGACCTGGGGAAAAGTTCACTCCACGAAAAAGACCTCGGCGACGAATCGCTCCGCCGTTTGAAAGTGCTGAGCCTGACCGACAACGTTGGTTGGATCATGGCGGTTGGCAATGATGTTGGTTACGACCAGATCTTCCTGCAGCAGTTAATGAACTACGGACAGGAAGGGGACGTGCTGCTGGCGATCAGTGGCAGCGGTAACAGCGAGAACATCTTGAAGGCAGTCGATTGGTCGAACCGGCACGGCCTGAAAACCCTTGGTCTCACCGGCTACGGCGGTGGCAAGCTGCGCGACATGGCCCAGCACAGCTTCCATGTTCCGCTGGATGACATGGGGATGGTCGAAAGCATTCACCTGGCCATCTTTCACTGGGTGTTGAACGATGTGTTTGCGCGGATTAACAGCGAAGGACGCCACGCCTAA
- a CDS encoding PAS domain-containing methyl-accepting chemotaxis protein, with product MFGFAPPSFASFFSYSQTSPKPTEQDQQQAAMLAAIDRSALIVELDLSGKVLTANDNFLHAFGYTLSELKGKPHWMLVDAAYANSDEYRQFWQELRSGEFHTGIFQRVAKDGSAVLLQASYNPVFDEEGKPTKILKIATDISHQLAEREQESRLRNMIENLPLNIMFADRDLIIRYINPKSLRTFQEIRHLLPVAIDQIIGSSIGIFHKNPSHQVRVLSDPQNLPLQTQFQLGGETIELCVCAIYDPSGNYIGPMASWNIITEQTRIRGQVGSLADVGHMVANSVGEMASAIEEISHSICRNAELARETDEEVVSAGTSIRQLSECSQEIDGIVLAIRELAEQTNLLALNATIEAARAGEAGRSFAVVASEVKSLATSTSTATKDIAERVSRIRHNIESVVSANDHITTSVAEVNLNTNTVASAIEEQGTIVHGMKSTADHLVQLAEELKKL from the coding sequence ATGTTTGGATTTGCCCCCCCATCCTTTGCCTCGTTTTTTTCTTATTCACAAACTAGCCCAAAGCCGACCGAGCAAGATCAGCAGCAGGCAGCGATGCTTGCGGCGATCGACCGCTCGGCGTTGATCGTCGAGCTTGATCTTTCCGGCAAGGTGCTAACGGCCAACGATAATTTTCTGCATGCCTTTGGCTACACGCTCTCTGAACTCAAGGGGAAGCCCCATTGGATGCTTGTCGATGCAGCGTATGCCAACAGCGACGAGTACCGCCAGTTTTGGCAAGAGTTAAGATCTGGCGAGTTTCATACCGGCATCTTCCAGCGAGTCGCTAAGGATGGTTCTGCCGTCCTGCTACAAGCCTCTTACAATCCGGTCTTCGATGAAGAGGGGAAGCCCACCAAGATTCTGAAAATTGCCACCGATATCAGTCATCAACTGGCTGAACGCGAGCAAGAGTCGCGATTGCGGAACATGATCGAGAATCTGCCGCTGAATATTATGTTTGCCGATCGCGATCTGATTATCCGGTACATCAACCCGAAGTCGTTACGGACTTTTCAAGAGATTCGTCATCTTTTGCCGGTTGCAATCGATCAGATCATTGGTTCCTCGATTGGCATTTTCCACAAAAACCCCAGCCATCAAGTCAGGGTGCTCAGCGACCCGCAAAACCTTCCTCTACAAACCCAATTTCAGCTTGGCGGCGAGACAATCGAATTGTGTGTTTGTGCCATTTACGATCCATCGGGCAACTACATTGGGCCGATGGCCTCGTGGAATATCATCACGGAACAAACCAGAATCCGTGGCCAGGTTGGCTCGCTAGCCGATGTGGGGCACATGGTTGCCAATAGCGTTGGGGAGATGGCTTCCGCCATCGAAGAAATCAGCCACTCGATCTGTCGCAATGCCGAGCTGGCACGCGAAACAGACGAGGAAGTTGTTTCCGCCGGCACATCTATTCGGCAACTCTCGGAGTGCAGCCAAGAGATCGATGGAATCGTGCTGGCCATTCGTGAATTGGCCGAACAAACGAACCTCTTGGCATTGAATGCCACCATCGAAGCGGCCCGTGCCGGAGAAGCAGGCCGCAGCTTTGCCGTGGTTGCCTCGGAAGTGAAATCACTCGCAACAAGCACTTCCACGGCCACCAAGGATATCGCGGAGCGTGTGTCGCGCATCCGACACAACATCGAGTCGGTTGTCTCGGCCAACGATCACATCACCACCAGCGTTGCGGAAGTGAATTTAAACACCAATACGGTCGCTTCCGCAATTGAAGAACAAGGCACCATCGTCCACGGCATGAAATCAACCGCCGATCATTTGGTTCAACTGGCGGAAGAACTCAAGAAGCTCTAA
- the thiC gene encoding phosphomethylpyrimidine synthase ThiC, with the protein MSTQLLAAKEGTITPEMEYVAKRENLSPELVRDEVAAGRMVIPANKVHLQGVLEPMGIGLAAKCKINANIGNSAVTSDLGGELEKLHVAVHHGADTVMDLSTGKNIDEIRKQIIEKSPVPIGTVPMYQMLEELGGRMEDMQPQNFLDMVEHQAKQGVDYMTIHCGILLEHLHLTTNRITGIVSRGGSLIAKWMMAHRKQNPLYTHFDDLCDIMRQYDVTWSLGDSLRPGSLADASDAAQFSELDVLGELTHRGRANGTQVMVEGPGHVPMDQIEMNMKRQQEVCDGAPFYVLGPLVTDIAPGYDHITSAIGAALAGWHGAAMLCYVTPKEHLGLPEKDDVRQGVIAYKIAAHAADVARHRPGARDRDDALSKARFSFDWNEQFRLSLDPETAKAYHDQTLPQDTFKSAHFCSMCGPKYCSMKITEEIRAMASQDELISLQGDQS; encoded by the coding sequence ATGTCGACGCAACTGCTTGCAGCAAAAGAGGGGACAATCACCCCGGAAATGGAGTATGTCGCCAAGCGGGAGAATCTTTCTCCTGAATTGGTGCGGGATGAAGTGGCTGCGGGCCGCATGGTGATTCCGGCAAACAAGGTTCACCTGCAAGGCGTGCTCGAACCGATGGGCATCGGCCTGGCTGCCAAATGCAAGATCAACGCCAACATCGGCAATAGTGCCGTTACCAGCGATCTTGGCGGGGAACTCGAAAAGCTTCACGTCGCCGTGCATCACGGTGCGGATACGGTGATGGACTTGTCGACCGGCAAAAACATCGACGAAATCCGTAAGCAAATCATCGAGAAAAGCCCGGTGCCGATCGGTACGGTTCCGATGTACCAAATGCTGGAAGAACTAGGTGGCCGCATGGAAGACATGCAGCCGCAAAACTTCTTGGATATGGTCGAGCATCAAGCCAAGCAGGGGGTCGACTACATGACGATCCACTGCGGCATTCTGCTAGAACACCTGCACCTGACGACCAACCGTATAACCGGGATCGTCAGCCGTGGTGGTTCGCTGATTGCCAAGTGGATGATGGCCCACCGCAAACAAAACCCGCTGTACACGCACTTCGACGATTTGTGCGATATCATGCGTCAGTACGACGTCACGTGGAGCCTGGGGGATAGTCTTCGTCCTGGCTCGCTAGCCGACGCTTCCGACGCGGCTCAATTCTCGGAATTGGATGTCCTGGGTGAACTGACTCATCGTGGCCGGGCCAACGGAACGCAAGTCATGGTCGAAGGTCCTGGCCACGTGCCGATGGATCAGATCGAAATGAACATGAAGCGTCAGCAAGAAGTTTGCGATGGCGCTCCGTTCTACGTGCTTGGCCCGCTCGTTACCGATATCGCTCCTGGTTACGACCACATCACCAGTGCGATTGGTGCTGCGTTGGCTGGTTGGCATGGGGCTGCGATGCTGTGCTACGTTACGCCGAAAGAACACCTCGGTTTGCCCGAAAAAGATGACGTTCGCCAGGGTGTGATCGCCTACAAGATCGCCGCCCATGCTGCGGATGTTGCCCGGCACCGCCCTGGGGCTCGTGATCGGGACGATGCTTTGAGCAAGGCCCGTTTCTCGTTCGATTGGAACGAGCAGTTCCGTTTGTCGCTCGATCCTGAGACTGCCAAGGCGTACCACGATCAAACCTTGCCGCAAGACACCTTCAAAAGTGCTCACTTCTGCAGCATGTGCGGTCCTAAGTACTGCAGCATGAAGATCACCGAAGAAATCCGTGCGATGGCCTCGCAGGATGAGTTGATCAGCTTACAAGGCGATCAAAGCTAA
- a CDS encoding c-type cytochrome: protein MIRRTTVWICGLLCLLSVASACHAGEPDPAAGYDHLINTTYLPPYFDQETFDNVWRIWPEPLRSQAEKSTPDERRQMAFDRYGLTGRPEAPTKPLQYVVDKKGNWTLNCFSCHGGEIDGKPLPGLPNNRFDFAGITDDIRLTKALLGKKMVATDYSSLVFPLGENKGTTNAVNFGVALISLRDADLNFVPGARFPRMLHHDMEPPPWWHFSRKDNLYIDGFAPKGHRALLQFTMVRENGAKSFREREDDFRDIYAYLNSLESPKYSGQIDPQKAEAGRIVFNKHCSECHGTYGENATYPQRMVAIDEIKTDRARLDALSPEHREVYGKSWFNEYGEKAGLIADPAGYVAPPLDGVWATAPYFHNGSVPTLWHVLHPEQRPQIWQWAGKQYDHQKMGITVTELSEIPVGLPAIDKREVFDTSRFGKSAAGHDFPNSLSEEEKDVVLEYLKTL from the coding sequence ATGATACGGCGAACTACTGTTTGGATATGTGGCCTGCTTTGTCTGTTGAGTGTGGCGAGTGCTTGCCATGCCGGCGAACCTGATCCGGCCGCTGGCTACGATCATCTGATCAACACAACCTATCTACCCCCCTATTTCGATCAGGAAACCTTCGACAACGTCTGGCGAATTTGGCCTGAACCGCTCCGTAGTCAGGCCGAAAAGAGCACGCCGGACGAGCGTCGCCAGATGGCCTTCGATCGCTATGGGCTGACCGGACGCCCGGAAGCCCCCACCAAGCCGCTGCAATATGTGGTCGATAAAAAAGGGAATTGGACCCTTAATTGTTTCTCGTGCCACGGTGGAGAGATCGATGGGAAGCCGCTGCCTGGTTTACCGAACAACCGCTTCGACTTTGCCGGGATCACCGACGATATTCGCCTGACGAAAGCCTTGTTGGGTAAGAAAATGGTCGCTACCGATTACAGTTCGTTGGTTTTTCCGCTGGGCGAAAACAAAGGAACGACCAATGCCGTGAACTTTGGAGTGGCGTTGATTTCGTTACGCGATGCCGATCTCAACTTCGTGCCAGGGGCTCGATTTCCGCGGATGCTGCACCACGATATGGAACCACCTCCATGGTGGCATTTCTCGCGGAAAGATAACCTCTACATCGATGGATTTGCCCCGAAAGGGCATCGTGCTTTATTGCAATTTACGATGGTTCGCGAAAATGGCGCTAAGTCGTTTCGCGAGCGAGAAGACGACTTCCGCGATATCTACGCCTATTTAAATTCTCTGGAGTCGCCAAAGTATTCTGGCCAGATTGACCCACAAAAAGCAGAAGCGGGCCGGATTGTTTTTAACAAGCACTGTAGTGAATGTCACGGAACCTACGGCGAAAACGCCACTTATCCGCAGCGAATGGTTGCGATAGATGAAATTAAGACCGATCGTGCCCGGCTCGATGCCCTCTCGCCAGAGCATCGCGAAGTCTATGGCAAAAGCTGGTTCAACGAGTATGGCGAGAAAGCCGGCCTGATTGCCGATCCGGCAGGCTACGTTGCCCCGCCGCTGGATGGCGTTTGGGCCACGGCTCCCTATTTTCACAATGGTTCGGTCCCAACGCTGTGGCACGTGTTGCACCCAGAGCAGCGTCCTCAGATTTGGCAGTGGGCTGGTAAACAATACGACCATCAGAAAATGGGGATCACCGTGACAGAATTGTCGGAGATTCCGGTGGGGCTCCCGGCGATCGACAAACGCGAGGTCTTCGACACGTCTCGATTCGGCAAGAGTGCTGCTGGACACGACTTTCCTAACTCGCTCAGCGAAGAGGAAAAAGACGTTGTGTTGGAGTATCTGAAAACCCTTTGA
- a CDS encoding MFS transporter, which translates to MDAKTNPYESPQETALVSESIPNHLSGDSSFWASTSTQFFGAFNDNIFKQLLLLVAVNQALQDKDAVDYQGLAMVVFAAPFVLFAGPTGFLADKFSKTHIIIISKVMEIIAMALGVVAFFWYDQFGMAGLLAVLAFMGFQSTLFAPAKYGILPELFHGRDLPKVNGVFLMTTFLAIIFGTVLAGFLSDWLPGHLWMASLVCVGVAIVGTLTSIAIRRTPPATPKAKFTLQSFGIPKKTLHLFMQDHSILKALLASCMFWLCAGIVQQGVNSLGKVQLELSDAQTSWLGGAIGLGIGIGCMLAGVLSSGKIEFRLVQIGAWGILFCLGLMATPGSNHGHMLGLWGSLPVLILLGIFTGMFSVPIQVYLQAKAPEDQKGQVIAEMSRANWLAIFLSGLLYSAFDWILIWGGDLPRCYLFGFTMLIMLPVAILYHPHSEALND; encoded by the coding sequence ATGGACGCGAAAACCAATCCGTACGAATCGCCCCAGGAAACGGCTCTTGTTTCCGAATCGATACCGAACCATCTCAGCGGGGATTCCTCGTTCTGGGCGAGTACGTCTACCCAGTTCTTCGGGGCTTTCAACGACAATATCTTTAAACAACTGCTGTTGTTAGTTGCGGTGAATCAAGCTCTGCAGGACAAAGACGCCGTCGACTATCAAGGCCTGGCCATGGTAGTGTTTGCTGCTCCCTTCGTCTTGTTTGCAGGGCCAACCGGTTTTCTGGCAGACAAGTTCAGCAAGACGCATATCATCATCATCTCGAAGGTGATGGAGATTATCGCGATGGCGCTAGGTGTCGTTGCTTTCTTCTGGTACGACCAATTTGGTATGGCGGGTCTGTTGGCCGTGCTGGCGTTTATGGGCTTTCAAAGTACGCTCTTTGCACCAGCCAAGTATGGTATTCTGCCAGAGTTGTTTCATGGTCGTGACTTACCCAAAGTCAACGGCGTATTCCTGATGACGACCTTTCTGGCAATCATTTTCGGAACGGTATTGGCCGGTTTTCTGAGCGACTGGCTGCCAGGCCATCTATGGATGGCTTCGTTGGTTTGCGTGGGGGTGGCCATTGTCGGCACACTTACGTCGATAGCTATCCGCCGCACACCTCCGGCAACCCCCAAGGCCAAGTTCACATTGCAGTCGTTTGGAATTCCGAAGAAGACGCTGCACCTGTTCATGCAAGATCACTCGATCTTAAAGGCGCTCTTGGCGTCGTGCATGTTCTGGCTGTGTGCGGGAATTGTGCAGCAAGGTGTGAACTCGCTAGGGAAAGTGCAACTCGAGCTCTCCGATGCTCAAACCAGTTGGCTCGGCGGAGCGATTGGGCTGGGCATTGGCATTGGTTGCATGTTGGCCGGGGTGCTTTCCAGTGGCAAGATTGAATTTCGCTTGGTGCAAATTGGTGCCTGGGGAATCTTGTTCTGCTTGGGGCTGATGGCCACGCCTGGGAGCAATCATGGGCACATGCTTGGGCTGTGGGGTAGCTTGCCGGTACTCATTTTATTGGGTATTTTCACCGGCATGTTCTCTGTTCCGATTCAAGTTTATCTTCAAGCCAAAGCCCCCGAAGATCAAAAGGGACAGGTCATTGCCGAGATGTCGCGCGCCAACTGGCTGGCGATCTTTCTTTCTGGCCTCTTGTACTCCGCTTTCGATTGGATACTTATCTGGGGAGGTGATCTACCCCGGTGCTATCTATTCGGATTTACCATGTTAATCATGCTTCCGGTCGCTATTTTGTATCACCCCCATTCGGAAGCATTAAACGACTAA
- a CDS encoding DUF1559 domain-containing protein — MSQIDCRRSRSGFTLVELLVVIAIIGVLIALLLPAVQQAREAARRMQCTNQQKQLALASHNFHDTYGNLPPGSYGNGNPHNYGRDSWSWYGFILPFIEQNAMYEQLNFEEKINGNATRGGAARKQLLDAMLCPSDDTKIQEEGVTSWQNALHNYVVCYGDANFNSGLAPWNEVDGYAGTAGMFVPERKAGLKDCTDGLSNTLLFSEIITPAAENTWGSLGRTQVAMGAGFTTYLTPNANANDRLNRCHTNLGSNLGAKCTQHSDWDWGANVVAARSWHPGGVNVALTDGSVRFVSETVALNPWRSLGARSDGKVIGEY, encoded by the coding sequence GTGTCCCAGATTGATTGCCGCCGTTCGCGTTCCGGCTTTACTCTCGTCGAATTGTTGGTTGTGATCGCTATCATTGGCGTATTGATCGCACTTCTGTTGCCGGCTGTGCAACAAGCTCGCGAGGCTGCTCGTCGGATGCAATGCACCAACCAGCAAAAGCAACTAGCCTTGGCCTCGCACAATTTCCACGATACCTACGGAAATCTTCCCCCCGGAAGCTACGGTAACGGAAACCCACACAATTACGGCCGCGACTCTTGGTCTTGGTATGGGTTCATTTTGCCGTTTATCGAACAGAATGCCATGTACGAGCAGCTTAACTTTGAAGAGAAGATCAACGGCAATGCAACCCGTGGTGGTGCAGCCCGGAAGCAGCTTCTCGATGCAATGCTTTGCCCATCGGACGATACCAAAATTCAGGAAGAAGGCGTCACTAGTTGGCAAAATGCCTTGCATAACTACGTGGTGTGCTACGGCGATGCCAATTTCAATTCTGGCCTGGCGCCGTGGAACGAGGTTGATGGCTACGCTGGTACAGCCGGCATGTTCGTGCCGGAGAGAAAGGCTGGTTTGAAGGACTGCACCGACGGGTTGTCCAATACGCTGTTGTTCTCTGAGATTATTACTCCGGCTGCCGAAAATACTTGGGGATCGCTGGGGCGAACTCAGGTTGCTATGGGTGCGGGCTTTACGACCTATCTCACGCCCAACGCGAATGCCAATGACCGCCTCAATCGCTGCCATACCAATTTGGGAAGCAATTTGGGTGCGAAGTGTACACAACACTCTGATTGGGACTGGGGAGCGAACGTGGTTGCTGCTCGCAGCTGGCATCCAGGGGGTGTGAATGTGGCGTTGACGGATGGCTCGGTTCGATTTGTTTCCGAGACCGTCGCGCTTAATCCTTGGCGATCGCTTGGTGCACGAAGCGATGGGAAGGTAATCGGCGAGTACTAA